A stretch of DNA from Macrotis lagotis isolate mMagLag1 chromosome X, bilby.v1.9.chrom.fasta, whole genome shotgun sequence:
AGGTTGTAGCCAGCAGCTCTGCCAGGGGCCGAACTGCTCCCTGTTGGGCCAAGGCCAGGCGATGCTGAGGTGAATCAGCCAAATTGCGGAGGGAACGGACGACGCTCTGAAGACACTGAGAGTCCTGAGAGGTTGTAAGGATCTCAACTAAGAGAGGCACAGCACCTAGGCAGagaaatggagaagggaagagtgAAGAAACATGTTTGACTTTTCCAATTCTGGAActcctgttttctctttttgtgaAAATCTAGGCACTCCCTCCTTGCTTTTCCCATGCCCTTCCCCTCATCAAGTTCTTACCAGCTCTGTGGATGTCTCCACAGCTCTCAGACTCCATAGCCAGGTTCCCTAAGGCTCGAGCTGTTCGGTTCTGTATACTATCAGTCCTCACACATTGTAGGATGCTTACTGGGGgtaaaaatggagagagaaaatttactTCATTAGTACTTAATGCACTATTAGAGCACAAACCAAGTCTTGTCATAACTTTGCATTCTCTAGACCTAGTATAGTGTTATGCACAAAACATGCACTTATATTTAACTAAATTTCTTCAGTTTGGGgatgaaaatttttttgtatGTTGGAGTCCCAATTTTACCAGTGACATACTATGTGACTTTTGCTAAGTTCCTTGGTCCTTCTGAGTCAAATAAGTATAATAGTCTTAGAACTTTAGTCTTAGAACCTCACTCCAAGTAAAATACAGATGAGAACCAGGATATTACAAAAATTCTTAAAGTTGCTCAGTAACAGAAGCTATGTGGTAGGAACTCTTCTCCCCATTCACCATGAATCTTTGATCTTTTTCCCTAAGGAATATCAACACTAGCACTTTATTAAACTGATAACTAACAACTTCTAATTGGTTTCCAATGACTGGACCTGTCCCCAAGATGTCTGTCAGAGACTCAGAAGAGGGAACTCTTATCAAAGGAACTCTCTACTGGCCAAGGAAGGTGAATAACAGACCACTCTTAACCTCTTTTCACGAGCTGTTATGTTTGAACTGTGTTCCAGAATGCTGGGGGATATTATCAGCCCTCCCAAAGAAATGCCTTAAATGTTTTTGCATGTTTTTGTAGGCTTCTATTAGCCGTTTACATCTTCTGCGGCTTTACGATACAATGAAATAAACACTGTCCCAAACCTGACTCTGACACTTTGGGGGCTTGTATGGCAGTTGGCGGTTCCTTTCACCTACATCTCAGAAACAAGTTATACCCATTCCATTTGGAGATTGTTCCTCAAACAAATGTCAGATGGGATAAAGAGCTAGAGAGCTAATGATCATTTGGGGTCAACTGCCAGATGAAATCTGGGTGACTCGGGGGTCACCTCCAAGACCATGGGGGTTTCTAATACAAAGTAACGTTACGGCAATCTAAAGGAAACACTGGTCCAAGTTGCAACAGACGGCCAAGCGAGACCAGCCCTCCCCCTCTTCAAATAATTGTCTTTTCACCAAAGTGGGCTGAAAAACAGGACCACCGCGGGGTTATGCCTTCCTGGGCATGGAAAGAATGGCATCACAGTGGGGGAAGAAGCTGTAATACTAAGAGGGCTGTTGCGTCACACAAGACGCGGCGACGTCACACAAGACCCTGTGACGTCACAAGCCCCGTCTTCTTCCTTGcaggctgcccccccccccacagccaGTCCCCTCCGGCCCCCCAGATCCTGGGCCTCGGAGGTCCTGTTGCTTTCAATCCGTTGTCGGGAGGGGAAACAGCAGAGGCAAAGGCGACGGGGCGGAGGGCGGACAGCGCGCCGAGACTCACCAAGTGGGAGAATCCCGCCGAGCCTGCGCACTTCTGTCCGGCACGCCCCCTCCGTGCAGCAGTTGGCCAGGATGCTGAGAGCCAGGTCGAGCGTTCTGCGTAAGCGCGCCGGCGCTGACGGCGCCGCGGGGGGGGGCGGGGCCCgagggaggggcggggccggcggaGCCCGTCGACGTGGCCGgcgagggggcggggccggggcctgccgggggcggggcgggccccgCCGCCACCGCCGCCGTGCGCCGCAGCAGAGCGAGCAGGGGGCGGAGCCCGCCGCACGCCCGGAAACGCTCGATGTCCCCCGCCGCCTTGACGTGGCGGGTGCGGAGAGCGAGCAGCGCGCGGCTCAGGGGGGCTTCGTTGGTTGCTGCGTCCTTTCCCCCACCCGGCCCCTCCACggccgctgctgtgagctgcgcgAGGCAGAACGAGAGCGAGTCGGTGGGGGTCGGTTTCGCCGCCGCCATCTTGGCCTGGGCCTGAGGCCCCACCCCCCTTTTTCGTGGCTCCGCAGAGAACAGGACTGGAAGGATGGGGCGTGACTGTGCACGTCTTCTGGAAGCCGCCTTTTAAATGGCCCCGTCTCTGCGATGCACACTGGGAACTGTAGTTCACACTTCCCCGAAAGGCGTGAACTCCCACTTCCTGCGAGATTCCCAATCACGTGGATGGTGGGCGGTGACCAACGGCCGTTCGGAGCACGCGAGGCGTGACGGGAGTGGTAGTTCTTCCTCGGATTCTCTGTCCCGGGGACAGGGGGCCGCAGTGGACGCCGGGATGCGTAGTCCGTGATTACCGTGTGTAGCCTATCGTGGGACTGGCGGAGAACTCCTGCTCCCAGGGGGCAACGCGCGGCCCCTTGCCCTGGAGAACCCAGGCGTCCGACCATGGAGTCTCTGGGCTACGCGGTCCCCCGTGTCCCGGGCGTGGCGCTCCCCGGCGCGGCCCCGGCTCGCCGGCATCCTCGGGCGCCGCGGCTCCCTCTGGAGCCGGCCGTCCTGCAGACCCACCCTTGTGGGCTCCAGGGTCTCGGCGTGGGCCCGCGGGGTGGCACCCCCCGGCTTCACCGCCCCGGGGGCCCGCGAGCTCGGCCAGGTCCGTGGGGCCCCAGGGGCCTGGCAAGCTCTtgcctttccccccccccccgacgcGGTGAGTTAAAGGGTTAAGCCCACAGAGGACCGCCGGGGTCTGGGTCCTAGAGAGGCGAGTGGGGGGGGTTTCCGGTTCCGGTGCTCGGACACCTGGAACCTTAGTGGCCCACCCCGGCGCTGGCCGGTTCGGGGGCCCCCCAGGCCCTGCCCCCCGAGTCTCCCCCCAGGATGGAGGGAAGGTTGGAGCCGGGGGCCTCGGGGCAGCGGGCGCACGGACGAGGGGGTCGGAAAAGTGGCGCCCCCCGGGAGGGAGGCGAGGAGCCGGGAGGGGCCGGCCGGGCCGGGCGCCCGAGCCCCAGGAGGGCCCTGGAATGCCCTTTTCTCCCCTTGGGGCACAGCGGCGGAGAAGACCTTGAGCCCGGAGATCCGGAGGAGGAGAGGGCGCCGAGCCTGGCCGCTGGGGACTTGCCCCCCAGCCCTGTGTTCAAGCTCCCCTCGGGACCCTCCCCCGAGAGGCCCTTCCTCGTCTGGCCCGGCCAGCCAGCTGCCTGTGAAGTGGTGCTGGGGCTCCAGAGGTTGTGTGGAGCGGGCCAGGGCCAGGGGGAGGACAGGCTCCCCGGGCTAGGCCTCAGGACAGCCCTCCCAGGAGCCAGGCCCTTTGGCTGCCCCCAGTGCGGACTGACCACGGCTTGTCTCCCTGACCTGATTCACCACCAGGGTACCCACCCCGGGGAGAAGCCGTACAGGTGTCCCGAGTGTGGGAAGGAGTTTCGAAGGGGCTCCGACCTGGTGAAGCATCATCGTGTGCACACTGGGGAAAAACCTTATCCCTGCCCTGACTGTGGCCGTTGCTTCAGCCTTAGCTCCAACCTGATCCAGCACCGAAGATCACACACGGGCCACCGGCCCCACAAGTGCCCTGATTGTGGTGAAGGCTTTGGACGAAGCTCAGACTTAGTGAAGCACCAAAGGGTCCACACAGGTGAGAAACCATATACTTGTTCTGAGTGTGGCAAGAACTTCAGTGTCAGCTCCAACCTCATCCAACACCAGCGGACTCATACGGGAGAGAAGCCCTATAAATGTGCAGACTGTGGAAAGAGCTTCAGTCTGAGCTCTAACCTGCTGCAGCATAGGAGGTCCCATACTGGGGAGAAGCCCTATAAGTGTGCTTGGTGTGGGGATAGCTTTGGCCGAAGCTCCTATCTGCTCAAACACCAGCGTTCCCACACGGGTGAGAAACCTTACAATTGTTGTGAATGTGGAAAGAGCTTCACTAACAGCTCTGACTGTTTACGCCATCAGCGGACCCACAATGGTGAGAAGCCCTTCAAATGCCCTGATTGTGGTAGAGGCTTCAGTGAGCGTTCCCAGTTCACAGATCACCAGCGAATTCACACAGGAGAGCGGCCTTATTCCTGTGCAGACTGTGGCAAGAGCTTCTACCACAGCTCTAAACTTATCAAGCACCAGCGTTCTCACACAGGAGAAAAGCCCTACAAATGTCCTGAATGTGGCAAGAGTTTTGTGGATAGTTCAAATCTCCTCCGGCACCGTCGGACCCATATTGGAGAGAAGCCATATACGTGTAATGTCTGTGGAAAGGGCTTCAGTCAGAGTTCACATCTGCTTATTCACCAGGCAGCCCATAGTGGTGAAAAGCCTTATGTTTGTCTTGAGTGTGGGAAGGCTTTTGCCCGAAGTTCTAACCTGGTCCAACACCAGAGGACCCATCAGGGTGGGCATCCCTATAAGTATCCTACCTTTGGTCAGAACTTTGATCTTGATCCTGAATTTGTTCAGGACCTTGGAAGTTCTTCAGAAACTGGCTTCCTCTGACCCCTAGCACCCCTAGTGACAGAACTCAGGTCAGATGTACTCTGGGATGTGAGCTCTTGAGTCTCATTACTGGTTATCTTCTGGGTCCTGTATCATGCTGCTGCTTTTGGGGCTAGGAGACATAGATTTCTGAATCTTAAATATAAAGACTTCCACCTTCTTTTCTATCTAGTAGACCTTTCAGTTTGTTGTTAAGCAGGCTTTACATAAGACATACAaggtaaaacaaaaaagaatttgcaGGAACCTCATAGTTAACTTGCAAAATTTTAAAGTCTCTAAAGTGTAAGAGGATACAGATCCATTTGGTATAATTCCTAGTGGAAGAAGTAGGGCCAATGAGAAGTTATAATTTAAGAGAGAACTTTTAATGTCCTGTGACTTGCCTTCTCTAAGCACATGCTAAATGACTTATTGGTAGTGTCATAGAGTGAATTCAACACTAGAAGAGAGTTTGGAATATATTGCCTATAAGGTCTTTTCCACCTCTGTGTTCTGTAATTCCGTGGTTTTAAGGTAGTGTTGGGATTGATAGGACACCTTTAGGCCAAGCTAAGGTATCCAGAGGTTTCATTGATGTGGTAGCAGGGATTATATAGCATAGAAGGGAACAGAATGGTACCTATGCCTAACTACTGAGGGCACAGAATGGGTGGGGTAGTTTTCATGTGCTCAGTTGAGTCTGGAAAGTTTAGGGAGATAGTCTTGGATCTTGTTATCAGTTAGTATCCCTTGGCCAAACAACATGAAATTTGTTTTCATTACTAGTTTTCTTCCAGGATTCTTATGTTGCTCCCTGGTCACAAGAGACAGACATATATGCTTCATCACACTAAGTTGTTGGGCATTTTGTGTTTTATCTTCTAGGAGTAGATGTAGAGCCTGAGGAAGAATAGTATTTAATTCAAAGGGATTAATTGCTATTGATAAGAGTTTAATCTTGTAATGAGAGAGATTGGGGTCCTGGAGGCAAACCATTTTCATCGCTTCCCAAGGAACAGTGCTTCTGGCTTTATCTCTAGCCTCTTCCTGGTTCTTGATATCTCTTCCACCTGCACCTCCCAAGGTGTACTCCATGGTCtttggaaaaggggggggggcttttTGTGGTGGGGTTGATTATCTTTCCTGAGGCCTTTTCCAGGACTTAGGAGACCTGGAATGGATGGATCAGTCTTTTCCTGCAGAAGATAGTTTTGTACTGTTTCCATATCATAAGGAGAAGTGGCCACAGGATCCCTGGATGTTGGGAGGGTGGAAGTGCCTTTGGAGGTGTTTGAATGTTTTGGTTCTCAGAGAAAGTGTAAACATTGATTCCAATTCCCAGAGTGCTCCCTCCCCCCAATAAAGATGGTATCTAATTGATTTTTCTTGTTTCAaactcatcctttttttttttttccttcagagactTCTTCCTGCACTTCAAGAAAATGGGTTAGTGGGGCAGGATATCATAGGAGTCAGAATCACTTTTGTCAAATGTTCTTCCCATGACCCTGTGAGACAGGAAAAAAGGATATTTATGGGTGACCGCTATCCCTCTGCTCCCCAATCTCTGTAACAGTCTTCTACCCCAGAActgtttcacttagattatttTACTTACCCTCCCAGGAGCTCAGTGGGAAGGCATAGTGTCTCCTTTGTGTAGTTGGGGAACCCACAGATATTTGTTCAGCCACCATTTAAATAAGTTGTCATAGTCTTGAGTtgagaggtgggggaggggtgttaagtagttttgggggaaaaaacatgagactGGCAGTTTGATCTGAATTCTAGTCTCCCTCTGATTTTATGACAGTTGGCATCTTTGATtcttagtttccttgtctgttaATGGGGGACAGTCCTAAATCTTTCGGTAGCATCAAATGAGATTCTCAGAGGATCTACCTTGGATGTGACTTTACATTAATTGAAAAGCATAAAGTGCTATATACTTTAACCTTGGTTTTGTAACACTTAAGCCATTCAAAGGATTACATAATATGTTTTCTTAGagcagatattttattttgtattatacaGAATAATTGGGAACATCATACTTTTGAGAAAAGGCAAAACATTTGGGATTAGAATtaattaatttggaaaataaaaagtttataaCCAGGGCTACTTTACTGTCTTTTAAGTAGATAATGTCTTTTACTTCTTAAAGAAGAGCAGTTTGATTTGCATTAGCAAGGTTTTGGGTTCAGTGAGTAAATtctgataatttttaattatgaaaGCAAGAAATTAAGAATGtctttttcaatatcttttagAATAAGGGCTTTTTCCACCATGTCTTCAGTGGAAAGAAAGCAGTATGAGGCTGAAATTTTGTATGATCAGACCCCTATaaagaaagatggggggggggtgcggctaggtggcgcagtggatagagcactggccctggagtcaggagtacctgagttcagatccagcctcagacacttaattacctagctctgtggcctttggcacatttgccttgcaaaaacctttaaaaaaaaaagatttggaggtggctaggtggcgtagtagataaagcactggccttggagtccggagtgcctcggttcaaatctggtctcagacacttaataattacctagctgtgtgaccttgggcaagccacttaaccccatttgccttgcaaaaacctgaaaacaaaaaagatttgggATTCATGAGAATATAATCACTGCTCAAGAAAGTATCTAGAGTTGCCCCTAGCCTAGAATTCTGTATTTGGAGGTAGGGTAAGTTAGGGAGTGATTAGATTTGTGGGGTTGGCAATGGTTAATATTGATAACAATCTAAAAAAGTGCTGAACCTCAAATCACCTATTAAGGACTTTTATATAATAACTAAACTATAAACCTATCTTTTACTTATATATTTGTGCTTTACTATTTCATGAAATAAGCTTCTATAAAACTAATACCTACTATGTAAAGCAGGATTTCCTTTAAATTGTCTTATAATGACCTTTAAGCATCAAGATAGTTTTAAATTTGGTGATCTCAGATTTAGCACACTTAGTACATAAGCTTTTGGTGATTCTGCATGTGTAGAATTTTCCATCCAAGAAAGAAACACTTATCAAGTATCAGACATAATAAGATTATCATTTATTGgtctttttaatctttaaaaatttgattttatagCAGCTTTCTTGCTACCAGACCCCATCCCCAGGTTTCTTCCTCTGGAGATTTTGAGATATAGAAATAAGGAGATATACTCCAGAGGTCTCATTTCATACAAGGACAGGAGAAGTCATTTATGTATCCCATTCTTCATAACTAGTCATCTGAAGGGATGATGTCTATGATAACAACAAAGTTCTCATTTCGTCtttggaaatttaaaataatgttgaTGACACAAACCTACCTGTTGCCTTTTCAGTTTGCTAGTTTTTCTGCAAATTATTTCTGTTAACTTAGATTTTAGTAGCTGGAAGACTTTTGGCattatagaatttagagctaaaaaggatCCTAATGGATCATATTGTCCAAgatcttcattttttataaatgaggagactgaggactAGAAAAGTTTTATGTGTTTCTGATCACATAAGCAATAAATGCCAAAACCAAGTTATTGTTTAATCTGCCAGCCTAGGGACCTTAATCCCCTAATTTTCTCTCCTGGtttattaagggaaaaaagttaCATTAAGTCAAGTCCTAGTGCTAGAACATCACTATTTTGGAATTCTAGAGAAATTTCCACTTAACCCTTATTTAAGCTCTACAAAAAGTTATGAAGTCCCATGGAGACTTACtctgataattttcttttgaaagctAATAAAAggctttttgaaaaataaaattgatcctGTGGTTACTGCTTTGcacatttatttatcttttcaaagAACTACAGTACATTAACCAagtatgtaaaaaataaatatgtattgatctCTTTTGTTTTCACTTTGTCTACATTCCCAGTGTATCACCCTCATCCTCCAGAAAGCCAAGCcttagaatacaaagaaagaaaaagacaccTAGCAAAACTAATATCATAAATAGTCTGAAATCTATTCTGTTCCATTCCCATGATTCCCCATCTTtgcaagggagggagagaagtgcCTTTGTTTTTTGCATTTACGTTGTtgctttatattattttcctgattttcctgtGCTCCTCTATTTTCATCATGttgttatagcacaataataattattatattgacCAACTACTTTGGTTCATTTCTTATTAATCCTGTTTCTTGCTTTGATAGACAAATACTGTTTGCATTGAATTGAGGGAATGGAAACAACACTTGACCTTAGTTTTAGTGGATTAGGAATTTGGGCCCTGGTCTTCTTACTCCCAatccaatgtttttttttccattgaggaattaaatatgcttcaatcaaataacagtaaaacaaaaaaatatatttcctaattTGGATCAGTCTTGAGCTACTTTGTCTTGCAATTTTAGAGTAAGATGAATAATGTTTAAAACATCTATAGATTAGTAATGTGTACTTCACTGTCCAGATTGACCAACAACTGGTGGATGGAGAAACAATAGAAGAAATGGGAAGAAGGAATACAGTGGATTTTGTCTGCAAACTACTCAACATTTTTTCCCACCCTCCCATCTTAGTGTAACTGCCTTGACATTGCAAAGTTTTCAGTTTCAGGGCACCTGGATGTTTTCTGAtaatacttgaaaatcaaactccCATCTAACCCAATTCTTCATACTCATTCCCCATTTCCCTATCTAAAGAGGAACAAGTTTATAGGAGAGGACATGTTGAGAGATGAACCTCCTGCTCCTTGGGCCACTGGCTATTTTTTCTTTGCTAGGACTAATGTGACCAACCCCTTTCCCAATTTTTACCCTCTGATATACAACATTGTACTTCTGCAACCTAAATCTCTCAGTGCCCAATCCTGCCAGTTTCCCTCCAGAGGGGTACTTTTCAAGATGCTCCAGTGATGTACTAGACTATGACTGGTGATGAAGGTTGGATATGAGGCTAGAAAGCACAGTTCAAACCTCACAACCCTTTCACTCatggagctcacaatttaatgaagtcatgcaaatatgtataaataaactatacagaataggaaataaaggAAGGCACTATAATTAGGTTAGGAAGTACTTCCTGTTGGAGTTGGGATattagttgagacttaaaagtCATGGCGGACAGGAGGTGGAAATGAAGGAGAGCTCCCCAAGCAAGGGATATTTTGGACACAGCTCCCAGAGCCAAGAGAATGGAGTATCTTGTTTGTTGGAATAATGAGGACTGTCTAAAAGAAGACATAGCAaagaataaggtgtaagaaggGTGGGAAGTGGCTAGGTTATTAGacaggatttttatatttgatcttggaggcaaCAGGGAATTTACTGAGTTGGGTTGTGTCAGTGTTACAATCAGACCTCCATTTTAGGAATGGAGACTGAATGGAgcctatttttctccctttgattTGCTTTTTTGAAGATAATTTGTTATAAATTTAACATGTACCATGgaattttattgggaatatttaaAGGTATTCAGAGACCTCTTATCACTTGGGAACCTTAATTTTTTCAAGGAGCAAATTATTAGGGAGATGTTATAATTATTACCCTGTGAACAGATTGAGCTTTGATTAAATAACTTATGTGGCAAGACTTCAGAATTGGAATTTCCTCtcaagtaaaaatattttaaagattgtaTGGTACTTTCTCTAGCTCCTGCCAAAACCATTACAAGAAGGTAGGTATAGGGATGCTTACCACTGCAGGTACATCGAAGCAGGTGAGAATAGCTTAAACCTAAAGATATGTTTGCTTCATTCCGTTTTAAAAGTCGCCAAAATTCAATTTGAGGCTCATTACAAAAAATTAAGTTCAGCAGTATTTACATATTCATTAAATTACACAAATAATATACATTCAGCATACTCAATACACACAGAGAGCCTTCCAGAAgggatttttggttttttggggggttttttgctttaatagaaaaaaattaaaatgttatatccttaatattttcaaattttttcttctttaaaacagACTCAATATGAATAAGTAAAATTGATATACCTtgagagaaaaatgtatttttcagtattggaatggggagagacttgaatcAGGTAGACCAACCAACAGGCTATTTCAGTAATAAAACCATGAGGGGATCTTGCACCAGGTTGGTGGTATGagttagaggagagaaggggtcaTATTGGAAATATGTTTCAAATCCACAGACTTTGGTAACATTGCTTTGGGTGATGAGAGACTTCTAAGTTAGGAACCTAAGGGACCAGGAGGTTAGCATTGTCCAAAAGGAGACAGTTTAGATaagaaaataatgagttcagttttggacatgttgagtttaagaagtTTACTGGATGTCCactttgagatgtctgaaaggcaatttGAGATCCGAGATTGGAGATCAGAGAGGTTGGGGCACAGTAGATAAATTTGAGAAGTACTTTTGACAGGAAAGGGACATGACAGGATGCAGCCAGTTTCTGAATATGATTCTTATTCTGGTTAAAAATCCACACTGGCTAGGATAGTGATATTTGCCACCATGGTGTTTGTGTTTGGAGCTGATGGCAAAACCTCAGCTTTGGTCAGGGCAAATAAAGGCTGGTtgtcagcatgagttcatgcatgCTTGCCCAGATCAGTTTTCTGCCCAAAGCTTCAGCCACATGCCATGGTCAAAGGACCTCCTCCACTGTGTGCAGATACTGAACTGCAACCAAAAGTCTTTCAGTTAGATGGGGTTGTGGTCATCCTGGACCAATCCAGTAGCCTTATCTACCTCCAGTTAGCTTTTTGGATAAATCCTCCTTTCTATCTCCTTGAGAGTCTAATGACTCAGAGGCCCTAGTTTCTACTCTTATTTAGCTGAGTCCTCTATTCCCTCTTGTTCCTGTTTTCTCATTCACCACTGTCCTACATAATTAAGTTCCCATGGCCTGAGAACCCGAATGTCTTGATTTTACAGTGATTCCTAGATACTTCCTCTAGCTCCTGCCAAAGGGATAGGGATATGATGCTCACCACTGCAGGTATATTAGAGTAGGGAACTGAAATCAAAACCTTTACTTTGGATAGGACTTCTCACTCATGTGAATATGAAAGGACAGAATGAGTTTGGAGTTTTGGTTGAAGTTGTTCCTAGGCAGGGCAGGAGTCTGGCCTTTCTCCTTTTCATAGCTGCTTCTTTAAATGGTCAGCAGTGAACTCTGGTGGCAGCATTACCCACACTGTCCATACCATAGCATGACTTCATGACTGTGACTATACTGTTAGTGTATCAAATGGGAGCTTTGGTGAAAACCTTAGCCACACTTAAAATAGGGTTAGCATATTGGACCTAGCTTCTAGAAAGGGatttgaatgtttttgttttttaatgttatttgaaAAGTTTAGAGACAAGCCCTAGTTTTTTGGCTCCTTGGATCCTTAGGTAAGAAGTTTTCTCAATGACATTCCCTATGgttattttcctcatcttcctgTAGTTGAGTATCCAGGGCATAGCCCTGATAAGACATTTGTAGCAATtccttattatttaatttccaaggAAGCTTTCTCggccatttttttcccttcttgctCTTTATAGGGAGTAAAAGACTTTCCTAGAAAAGGTTTGAACAAGAATGCTGCCTTCCTGGCAGCAGCATAAAGGTCTGGAAAGCAAGAATGAAATGTCTGTCTTAGAGTACCAAGTGTCTTTGACTCTTTGAAGGAGAATGGGtgatggaggtggggggggaacATTGTAAGCTGGGGGCTCATTTGAGGAGTGAGAAAACCCACTGAAGAACATTACACAAATCTGGCAGCTGGTCATGGGGACTAAAGGTGACAAAAACCTTTCTTGGCCACCCCTCATGGATTGTGAAGGAGGCTAGAAATAGGGACAGATGCCTAATTGTTGAAGATTGGATCTTGCAACCATGGCTTAGACATAGCCTCTGATTTACAGTAGCTGCTGCACTTCAACTCAGCCTCAGTATCCAATGTGAAGTGACAGCTAATTTATGAAATGGGGTAGGTGTGTCAAGACCATATGTCAGTAGAAAAAGAGGCTGCTATTATACCA
This window harbors:
- the LOC141502952 gene encoding uncharacterized protein LOC141502952, producing the protein MEGRLEPGASGQRAHGRGGRKSGAPREGGEEPGGAGRAGRPSPRRALECPFLPLGHSGGEDLEPGDPEEERAPSLAAGDLPPSPVFKLPSGPSPERPFLVWPGQPAACEVVLGLQRLCGAGQGQGEDRLPGLGLRTALPGARPFGCPQCGLTTACLPDLIHHQGTHPGEKPYRCPECGKEFRRGSDLVKHHRVHTGEKPYPCPDCGRCFSLSSNLIQHRRSHTGHRPHKCPDCGEGFGRSSDLVKHQRVHTGEKPYTCSECGKNFSVSSNLIQHQRTHTGEKPYKCADCGKSFSLSSNLLQHRRSHTGEKPYKCAWCGDSFGRSSYLLKHQRSHTGEKPYNCCECGKSFTNSSDCLRHQRTHNGEKPFKCPDCGRGFSERSQFTDHQRIHTGERPYSCADCGKSFYHSSKLIKHQRSHTGEKPYKCPECGKSFVDSSNLLRHRRTHIGEKPYTCNVCGKGFSQSSHLLIHQAAHSGEKPYVCLECGKAFARSSNLVQHQRTHQGGHPYKYPTFGQNFDLDPEFVQDLGSSSETGFL